The Pseudoxanthomonas suwonensis sequence TTCTTGTCGGTGCCGTGCGCCGACTGGTTCAGGCCCATGCAGTACAGCGACAGCGCCGCCGGGCTGCGGCCGAACCACTCGGCGGCGGCGACCAGGTCCTGCACCGGGACGCCGCAGATCTCGGCCGACATGCGCGGGGTGTAGTCGCGCAGCAACTGCTTGAGCTCGGGAAAGCCGGTGGTGTACGCGGCGATGAACGCCTCGTCCAGCAGCCCCTCCCACACCAGGTGGTGGAGCATGCCGTTGAACAGCGCGACGTCGGTGCCCGGTTGGATCGCCAGGTGCAGGTCGGCCATCGCCGCGGTGTCGGTGCGGCGCGGGTCGACCACGATCCAGCGCACGTCCGGATCGCGCGCCTTGGCCTCCTCCAGTCGCCGGAACAGCACCGGATGCGCGTAGGCGGCATTGCTGCCGGCGAACAGCACGGTCTTCGCGTGCTCCAGGTCCTCGTAGCAGGTCGGCGGGCCGTCCGCGCCGAAGGCCAGCTTGTAGCCGGTGACCGCGCTGGACATGCACAGGCGCGAATTGGTGTCGATGTTGTTGGTGCCCAGCAGGCCCTTGGCCAGCTTGTTGAAGACGTAGTAGTCCTCGGTCAGCAGCTGGCCGGAGATGTAGAACGCGACCGCGTCCGGGCCGTGCCGCTCGACGATCCCGGCCAGGCGCTCGGCCACCGTGTCCAGCGCCAGCGCCCAGTCCACCGGCCGCCGCGCATCCTGGCGCCGACCGCGCAGTTCCGGCCACAGCGCGCGGCCGTGCAGGCTGCGCGCGCTGTCGGCCAGGGTCCGGCCCTTGCTGCACAGCCGGCCGAAATTGGCCGGATGCTCCGGATCGCCTTCCACGCCGGTGATGCGCTCGCCCTGTGCAATGCGCTCGCTGTGGATCAGCACGCCGCAGCCGACGCCGCAGTAGCAGCAGGTAGAGCGAGTGATGCGGCGCCCGCCCGGCCCGTCCGCGGCGCCGGTGCCATCCATCAGGCGGCGGCCTCCACGACAGCATCGGCTTGCGCTGCCGGCAGCAGCGACAGCCACACCTCGCCGTCGCGCACCTGCACCGGGTAGCGGCGCGCGCAGCCCACGTCCGGTGCGCAGGCCTGGCCGCTGTCCAGGCCGATGTTCCAGCCGTGCAGCGGGCAGGTCACGGTGTCGCCGCTGACAATCCCCTGCGACAGCGGCCCGCCCTTGTGCGGGCAACGGTCGGCCAAGGCGAACACGCGCGCTTCGGCGGGCCGGAACAGGGCGATGTCGTCGCCACCCTCGCGCTGCAGCACGCGCGCGCCCAGCAGCGGGATATCGTCAAGCAGGCAGATGCGCACCCAGGCTTCGGTTCCGCTCATGCTCAGTCCTCCAGGGCCACGGCGATCTGCCGGTCCAGCTTCGGTGGCTGCAGCTTCAACGGGGCATACTCCCGCGCCTGGGTGCCGGCCACGCGCGCCGCCCACGGGTCGGACAGGCCTTCCAGCGCGTAGAGCAGCCGCTCGTACAGCGCGCGCCGGTTGGCCGCGTCGTCGACCACCTTGCGCTTGACGTAGTCCAGGCCCACCCGCTCCAGGTAGTGCACGGTGCGGTCCAGGTAATAGGCCTCCTCGCGGTACAGCTGCAGGAACGCGCCGGTGTATTCCTTCACTTCCTCGGCGGTCCTGACCTTGGCCAGGAAGCGGGCGACCTCGGTCTTGATCCCGCCGTTGCCGCCGA is a genomic window containing:
- the nirD gene encoding nitrite reductase small subunit NirD; its protein translation is MSGTEAWVRICLLDDIPLLGARVLQREGGDDIALFRPAEARVFALADRCPHKGGPLSQGIVSGDTVTCPLHGWNIGLDSGQACAPDVGCARRYPVQVRDGEVWLSLLPAAQADAVVEAAA